One Candidatus Lernaella stagnicola DNA window includes the following coding sequences:
- a CDS encoding glycoside hydrolase family 2 TIM barrel-domain containing protein: MIVQKLHGSWELAPVSRSQTPPESVSNWLQMDVPSHWQMHPELRNHAGFTLYRKRFSYKAKKGARSHLVLPGIFYYSSVFLNGRRLGDHEGYFTPQRYDITDVLAKDNELVIEVHCPDEKERNNKRMITGVFSHWDCLDPTTNPGGIWLAPEIHTSGGAHIDLCLFQTDDLDGEDAHTTTRLEIVAQEKAAVKIHVELIPIDFEGKSYAFVHEIELDEGHNTLAYSHILEEPSLWWTHDRGRPNLYSLKVTIKQGRKVSDVYEAEVGIRTVHWDNWIFSLNGQRLYLKGNNQPPTDTRLATVTYEDCERDIRLAKQANLNILRVHAHVDHPDFYRAADREGLLLWQDFPLQWSYRREILPIAQRMIADMGRGLFNHPSIAIWCCHNEPIYLVETDDETPSEIFKTVFTLGIWGWNRDVLDPALKDALAAVDPTRFVNEHSGKVWLPWQKGTDTHFYFGWYRVQGRSMWAFDRLIKRLPKNLVFNTEFGAQSLPNLESCKKFMAAQIENVDWAELEYRHSLQKALLDHWVGLKQPDLATLIEKSQNYQSEMTRHYIDRFRRVKYAPNGGVMPFMFTDPNPAIQWSVLDYWRKPKKSYFALQKAMRPVYAFVAMDRPIRKTHGKPLQIEAYVVNDTLEDLGALGLTLTVTDASGSHVAEHHFSANVGPDSPAIHLATIDESPESPGTYTVTISIDGDEESVNIYTFQVE, from the coding sequence ATGATCGTCCAAAAGCTCCATGGTAGTTGGGAACTCGCCCCTGTCAGCCGCAGCCAAACGCCCCCTGAGTCAGTGTCGAATTGGCTGCAAATGGACGTGCCGTCTCACTGGCAAATGCATCCGGAATTACGAAACCACGCCGGTTTCACGTTGTACCGCAAACGGTTCTCTTATAAGGCCAAAAAAGGAGCCCGCAGCCACCTGGTGCTACCCGGGATTTTCTATTATTCCAGCGTCTTTTTGAACGGTCGGCGGCTCGGCGACCACGAAGGATATTTTACGCCCCAGCGATACGACATCACCGACGTGTTGGCCAAAGACAACGAGCTGGTCATCGAGGTCCATTGCCCCGATGAAAAGGAACGCAACAACAAACGCATGATTACCGGCGTTTTTTCTCACTGGGACTGCCTGGACCCGACGACCAATCCGGGAGGTATCTGGCTCGCCCCGGAAATTCACACCTCCGGCGGCGCTCACATCGACCTCTGCTTGTTCCAAACCGACGACCTGGACGGCGAGGATGCCCACACCACGACCCGCCTGGAAATCGTGGCGCAGGAAAAGGCGGCGGTGAAAATCCACGTCGAGCTGATCCCGATTGATTTTGAAGGAAAAAGCTACGCCTTCGTGCATGAAATCGAACTTGACGAAGGCCACAATACCCTCGCCTACTCCCATATTCTGGAAGAACCGTCCCTGTGGTGGACCCACGACCGCGGCCGACCGAATCTGTATTCCCTGAAGGTGACGATCAAGCAAGGCCGCAAAGTCAGCGACGTGTACGAAGCCGAGGTCGGTATTCGCACCGTACATTGGGATAACTGGATTTTTTCGCTGAACGGCCAACGTCTTTACCTTAAAGGCAACAACCAACCCCCGACCGACACGCGCCTGGCCACGGTCACGTACGAAGACTGTGAACGCGACATTCGGCTGGCCAAACAGGCCAATCTGAACATCCTGCGCGTCCACGCCCACGTGGACCATCCGGATTTCTACCGCGCCGCTGACCGCGAGGGGTTGCTGCTATGGCAGGACTTCCCGCTGCAATGGAGTTACCGCCGCGAGATCCTGCCGATCGCCCAGCGCATGATCGCCGATATGGGACGCGGGCTGTTCAACCACCCGTCTATCGCCATTTGGTGCTGCCACAACGAGCCGATTTACCTTGTTGAGACCGACGACGAGACCCCCTCCGAGATTTTCAAAACCGTGTTCACGTTGGGGATATGGGGATGGAATCGCGACGTGCTCGATCCCGCGCTCAAAGATGCCCTGGCGGCGGTGGATCCCACCCGTTTCGTCAACGAACACAGCGGCAAGGTCTGGTTGCCGTGGCAAAAGGGCACCGACACCCACTTCTATTTCGGCTGGTACCGGGTGCAGGGCAGATCGATGTGGGCGTTCGACCGCCTGATCAAGAGGCTGCCGAAAAACCTCGTGTTCAACACCGAATTCGGCGCGCAGAGTCTGCCGAACTTGGAAAGCTGCAAGAAATTCATGGCCGCGCAGATCGAAAACGTCGACTGGGCGGAGCTAGAGTATCGACACAGCCTGCAAAAGGCGTTGCTGGATCATTGGGTCGGTCTCAAACAGCCCGACCTGGCCACGTTGATCGAGAAAAGCCAGAACTATCAAAGTGAAATGACCCGGCACTATATCGACCGCTTTCGGCGGGTGAAATACGCGCCCAACGGCGGCGTGATGCCCTTTATGTTCACGGACCCGAACCCGGCGATTCAGTGGTCGGTGCTCGACTACTGGCGCAAGCCCAAAAAGAGCTATTTCGCGTTGCAGAAGGCGATGCGACCGGTCTACGCGTTTGTGGCGATGGATCGCCCGATTCGCAAAACGCACGGCAAGCCGCTGCAAATCGAGGCCTACGTCGTGAACGATACGCTGGAAGATTTGGGCGCGCTGGGGCTGACGTTGACTGTCACCGACGCGAGCGGCTCGCACGTCGCCGAGCATCATTTTTCCGCCAACGTGGGCCCCGACAGCCCGGCGATCCACCTGGCCACGATCGACGAATCGCCGGAATCCCCCGGCACCTACACCGTGACCATCAGCATCGACGGCGACGAGGAGTCGGTTAACATCTATACTTTTCAAGTGGAGTGA
- a CDS encoding sulfatase translates to MLRDIGRRAAIILAILAALTVTGGCTPNKPPELRNVVFVSLDTVRADHLSCYGYQRATSPHIDALAAEGMLFENAMAQSSWTTPSHASLFTGLLSSAHGAAQLNQPIKKEVPVLAEYLQDAGFQTGGFVTHLFVGDYLGFDRGFDSFWYEQTPRAKGPVDAALTWLEGRNEKPFFLFLHLFDPHHPYAPPDKYVRQYEGDCRREPGNMASLGKLFDRDATGRDQLLACLIRRYDDEIHYADEQLGRLFAYLKEKALWDQTLVVFLSDHGEEFLDHGSVLHAITLYQEQLHVPLILAGGPPGLLQAGSRVKGRVALYDIMPTLLDLFDIKPKATMTAQTLLPHLRGKTQPDRDVIAETNDVGPDRMTLLSGPAKYLYAPDAHVFQQHMSAEFYDLAGDPGEKHNLLDERPQEAARVRARMIEQGRYATRQAWRIMWGGAGSERAVRGRLQTEGRFTHAFKYLGFTRFDEIPEDLPIDQALRQADYQIHRASRVISFSAADHIVANGFAAVLAQADAPLTLTVDWRTETGDGKRETLTIAGTPTRDKPLLAAGGLVRIFTEDILTFPEAPPELEISRKEKLPAPLKQKLRTLGYF, encoded by the coding sequence GTGTTGCGAGACATAGGGCGACGCGCGGCAATCATCCTGGCCATTCTGGCGGCCCTGACCGTCACGGGGGGGTGTACGCCGAACAAGCCGCCGGAGTTGCGCAACGTGGTATTCGTCTCCCTCGACACTGTCCGCGCCGACCACTTGAGCTGTTATGGCTACCAACGCGCGACCAGCCCGCACATCGATGCGCTCGCCGCCGAGGGCATGTTGTTCGAAAACGCCATGGCGCAATCGTCATGGACGACGCCGTCGCATGCCTCGTTGTTTACGGGCTTGCTCAGTTCGGCCCATGGCGCGGCGCAACTCAATCAGCCGATCAAAAAGGAAGTACCGGTGCTCGCGGAGTACCTGCAGGACGCCGGCTTTCAAACCGGGGGCTTCGTAACCCACCTGTTCGTTGGCGACTACCTCGGCTTTGATCGCGGCTTCGATTCATTTTGGTACGAACAAACACCGCGCGCCAAAGGCCCGGTGGACGCCGCGCTCACCTGGCTTGAGGGGCGTAACGAGAAACCGTTCTTCTTGTTCCTGCACCTGTTTGATCCCCATCACCCCTATGCGCCGCCCGACAAATACGTGCGCCAATACGAGGGTGATTGCCGCCGCGAACCGGGCAATATGGCCTCCTTGGGCAAGTTGTTTGACCGCGATGCGACGGGCCGGGACCAGTTGCTGGCCTGCCTCATCCGTCGTTACGATGACGAAATCCACTACGCCGACGAACAACTCGGGCGGCTGTTCGCGTACCTGAAAGAGAAAGCGTTGTGGGACCAAACGCTGGTCGTGTTCCTCTCCGACCACGGCGAGGAATTCCTCGACCACGGCAGCGTGCTGCACGCCATCACCCTGTATCAGGAACAACTACACGTCCCGCTGATCCTGGCCGGCGGGCCCCCGGGGCTGCTGCAAGCGGGGTCCCGTGTCAAAGGGCGCGTCGCGCTCTACGACATCATGCCCACGTTGTTGGACTTGTTCGACATTAAGCCCAAGGCGACGATGACCGCCCAAACGCTCCTGCCGCACCTGCGCGGAAAAACCCAGCCCGACCGCGACGTCATCGCCGAGACCAACGATGTCGGGCCCGACCGCATGACTCTGTTGTCCGGTCCGGCGAAATACCTTTATGCGCCCGATGCCCACGTGTTCCAGCAACATATGTCGGCGGAGTTTTATGACCTCGCCGGCGACCCGGGTGAAAAACATAACTTGCTGGATGAGCGGCCCCAAGAGGCCGCGCGCGTGCGGGCGCGGATGATCGAGCAGGGGCGCTACGCGACTCGCCAGGCGTGGCGGATCATGTGGGGCGGCGCCGGCAGCGAGAGAGCCGTGCGCGGCAGGTTGCAAACCGAGGGACGTTTCACCCACGCCTTCAAGTATCTCGGCTTCACACGGTTCGACGAAATCCCCGAAGACCTGCCGATCGATCAAGCATTGCGCCAAGCCGATTATCAAATCCACCGCGCGAGCCGGGTCATCAGTTTCAGCGCGGCCGACCACATTGTGGCCAACGGGTTTGCCGCCGTGCTTGCCCAAGCCGACGCCCCGCTGACCCTGACCGTCGACTGGCGAACTGAAACCGGCGACGGCAAACGCGAAACGCTCACGATAGCCGGCACGCCGACCCGTGATAAGCCTCTATTGGCCGCCGGCGGGCTCGTGCGCATCTTCACCGAAGATATCCTCACTTTTCCCGAAGCGCCGCCCGAACTCGAGATCAGCCGAAAAGAAAAATTGCCTGCGCCGCTGAAACAGAAATTGCGCACGCTGGGCTATTTCTAG
- a CDS encoding glycosyltransferase family 39 protein, with protein MNKRRLAIAVSGVVLGVAGYWLLDRWWGPFAAARVYEAPEHSVWRAVISLGHWLWYAALIAASLGAGAAIAFWPGRGKTIAGEKHAWRWVAALAVFAAAAVLLIRAGALGGAPLFDDEMIYRFQAQTITMGRLTADPPPDAERFKHIFLGVWKGRWFGQYSFGHPALLALGELLGRPGVVGAAETALMVLLLFLLADRLFDRRAALLTAFLAAVSPFLLCTGATLLSQNSATPLVLLGILFTLRAAEHGRFGDTLVAALALGGAFWCRQMEPAVFAFGPLVLLAIRLIRGRRRLPILAGGLLGSLLAIGPLLLLQRYLWGDAFWTNYQAYWWGVQKLRITSPFGFGLAPLANHTPAKGLLYTLRNWVHLDVFLLGLPGATILAAVGFAAHRKQSEAVAVFAGVVLSFVMLFFYFWPSLADTGPQLYHTAGAVLLPFVAAGLIRWLDSAKVPALAAATILLVAGATFWPVQLQALHRASQGATELQRLVAARDIHHAIVFARARPWPTGYAVSPVNSLPAPRPDFSDDVLFARTGGTPVNRAFAEKHFPDRALYYLQFIDGKIALLPLDEYTGRQSLLEAAVPRDISK; from the coding sequence ATGAACAAACGCCGCCTCGCCATCGCCGTCTCCGGAGTCGTCCTGGGCGTTGCCGGATACTGGCTGCTGGATCGATGGTGGGGACCCTTCGCCGCGGCGCGCGTCTACGAAGCGCCGGAGCATTCCGTCTGGCGGGCCGTCATTTCCTTGGGGCATTGGCTGTGGTACGCGGCGCTGATCGCGGCGAGCCTCGGCGCCGGCGCCGCCATCGCGTTTTGGCCCGGCCGTGGGAAGACGATCGCGGGAGAAAAACACGCCTGGCGGTGGGTCGCGGCGTTGGCTGTATTTGCGGCTGCGGCCGTCCTGCTGATACGGGCCGGAGCGTTGGGCGGCGCGCCCCTCTTTGACGACGAAATGATCTACCGCTTCCAGGCGCAGACGATCACCATGGGCCGACTGACCGCCGATCCGCCGCCGGATGCCGAACGCTTCAAGCACATTTTCCTCGGCGTTTGGAAGGGGCGCTGGTTTGGGCAGTACAGCTTCGGCCACCCTGCGCTTTTGGCCCTTGGCGAGCTTCTGGGTCGGCCGGGTGTGGTAGGCGCAGCGGAAACAGCGCTGATGGTCCTGCTGTTGTTTTTGCTGGCCGACCGACTCTTCGACCGCCGCGCCGCGTTGTTAACCGCTTTCCTGGCCGCGGTTTCACCCTTTTTGCTGTGCACCGGCGCGACGCTCTTGTCGCAGAACTCCGCCACGCCGCTGGTGCTGCTGGGTATTCTGTTTACTTTGCGCGCGGCCGAGCATGGGCGCTTTGGCGACACCTTGGTTGCGGCGCTGGCATTAGGCGGCGCGTTTTGGTGCCGGCAAATGGAACCCGCCGTATTCGCCTTCGGCCCCCTCGTACTGCTGGCAATTCGCTTGATTCGCGGCAGGCGGCGGCTGCCGATTCTGGCCGGCGGATTGCTCGGCTCGCTGCTGGCAATCGGCCCACTCTTGTTGCTGCAGCGGTATCTGTGGGGCGACGCCTTCTGGACAAATTACCAAGCGTACTGGTGGGGCGTGCAGAAACTTCGCATCACCTCGCCCTTTGGTTTCGGCCTTGCGCCGCTGGCCAATCACACGCCCGCCAAGGGCTTGTTGTACACGCTGCGTAACTGGGTTCACCTTGATGTGTTCCTGCTCGGCCTGCCCGGCGCAACGATTCTGGCCGCCGTCGGCTTCGCAGCCCATCGCAAGCAGAGCGAAGCGGTGGCCGTGTTCGCCGGCGTCGTACTCAGTTTTGTCATGTTGTTCTTTTATTTTTGGCCCAGCCTCGCCGACACTGGCCCGCAGCTCTACCACACCGCCGGAGCCGTGTTGCTGCCCTTCGTTGCCGCCGGGCTGATCCGATGGCTCGACTCCGCCAAAGTGCCGGCGCTTGCCGCCGCGACCATCTTGTTGGTGGCCGGCGCGACCTTCTGGCCGGTGCAACTGCAAGCCCTGCACCGCGCCTCGCAAGGCGCCACGGAATTGCAGCGCTTGGTCGCCGCGCGCGATATTCACCACGCCATCGTCTTCGCCCGGGCACGGCCCTGGCCGACCGGGTACGCCGTCTCACCGGTCAATTCGCTGCCGGCGCCGCGGCCCGACTTTTCCGACGACGTGCTTTTCGCGCGCACCGGCGGCACGCCGGTCAACCGCGCTTTCGCTGAAAAGCATTTCCCGGATCGAGCGCTGTATTACCTGCAATTTATCGACGGCAAAATCGCCTTGCTGCCACTCGACGAATACACCGGTCGGCAAAGCCTGCTCGAAGCGGCCGTGCCGCGCGATATCTCGAAGTGA
- a CDS encoding sulfatase: MRRIFATLVMLSLVFCFACDAKRYRPTKLPPARNAVLISIDMLRADHLGTYGYSKPTSPNLDKLAKEAIRFDRAYSSSNWTLPGHAGMLTGRMSSWHGGIQLHDAIRESVPLVSQVLQARGVRTAALTSHIYVSPRYGFERGFDYFEFEQNRAAPVITDKAVAWLETQGDEPFFLFLHYFDVHNPFGQGGAPVGRFTSDPECRGPVTVHEAVAAAYQENWDAFDCITALYDADIALVDRELGRLFEYLKHRGLLEETLLIVTSDHGELLGKGEGVTHGLTLREPEIRVPLLIRFPGAAAGNTAVPHLVSNIQLTPTILESMGAPAFDTDLPSLFPLLAGGAPPTWLGVETDSIRYQQIGIVGERYKLILPPTYHIMDTRLAPMLIDIKGSEEENLWEKHPERVRDMLGRAEQSGWYGRGTCHEFVHRFGPDVGPVKLRFSFPEDRPPVYVRPWRRAVQVKPGGFFDVWPHLRRSPGTIELRLKPGEHPMGIVFVMPEGVQARAEVFFSGAQRPAVLWGEEKTEWDGASKGLPTEAGAWQAVTRPDGAFIQARSYRVLDLERPNGGRSGVPVDLTNDEERDLRTLGYLGM; encoded by the coding sequence TTGCGCCGTATCTTCGCCACTTTGGTCATGTTGAGCCTCGTGTTTTGCTTCGCCTGCGACGCGAAACGATACCGGCCCACCAAACTGCCCCCGGCGCGAAACGCCGTGCTGATCAGCATCGACATGCTGCGCGCCGACCACCTGGGCACGTACGGGTATTCCAAACCGACCTCACCCAACCTCGACAAGCTGGCGAAAGAGGCCATTCGTTTCGACCGGGCCTATAGCAGTTCAAACTGGACCCTGCCCGGGCACGCGGGCATGCTCACCGGCCGCATGTCATCCTGGCACGGCGGCATTCAGCTACACGACGCCATTCGCGAATCGGTGCCCCTGGTTTCCCAGGTCCTGCAAGCGCGCGGCGTGAGAACGGCGGCGCTGACAAGCCATATTTACGTATCCCCGCGCTATGGATTCGAGCGTGGCTTCGACTACTTCGAGTTCGAGCAAAATCGCGCCGCGCCGGTCATCACCGACAAGGCTGTGGCATGGCTGGAAACGCAGGGCGACGAACCCTTCTTCCTGTTCTTGCATTACTTCGACGTACATAACCCCTTCGGCCAAGGGGGCGCGCCCGTAGGACGTTTTACCAGCGATCCGGAATGCCGCGGCCCCGTCACCGTGCACGAGGCCGTCGCCGCCGCCTACCAGGAAAACTGGGACGCCTTCGATTGCATCACCGCCTTGTACGATGCCGATATTGCGCTGGTCGACCGCGAATTGGGCCGGTTGTTCGAATACCTGAAGCACCGCGGATTGCTGGAGGAAACCCTGCTGATCGTCACGTCGGATCACGGCGAACTACTCGGCAAGGGAGAGGGCGTTACCCACGGCCTGACGCTGCGCGAACCGGAAATCCGCGTGCCGCTCTTGATTCGTTTCCCCGGCGCCGCGGCGGGCAACACGGCCGTGCCGCACTTGGTCAGCAACATCCAACTGACGCCGACTATTCTCGAATCGATGGGCGCGCCCGCCTTCGACACCGACCTGCCGAGTCTCTTTCCGCTTTTGGCCGGCGGTGCGCCTCCCACGTGGCTGGGCGTCGAAACCGACAGCATTCGGTATCAACAAATCGGCATCGTGGGCGAGCGTTACAAGCTGATTCTGCCGCCCACCTACCACATCATGGACACCCGCCTGGCGCCGATGCTGATCGATATCAAAGGTTCGGAAGAAGAAAACCTGTGGGAGAAGCACCCCGAGCGCGTGCGCGACATGCTGGGCCGGGCCGAACAAAGCGGCTGGTACGGCCGCGGCACCTGCCACGAGTTCGTGCATCGTTTCGGGCCGGACGTGGGGCCGGTGAAGCTGCGTTTTTCGTTTCCCGAGGATCGTCCGCCGGTGTATGTGCGGCCGTGGCGGCGTGCGGTGCAGGTCAAGCCGGGCGGCTTCTTCGACGTTTGGCCGCATTTGCGACGGTCTCCCGGCACGATCGAGTTGCGCCTGAAACCCGGCGAGCACCCCATGGGCATCGTGTTCGTCATGCCCGAAGGCGTGCAGGCGCGGGCGGAAGTGTTCTTCTCGGGCGCTCAACGTCCGGCCGTATTGTGGGGCGAGGAGAAAACGGAGTGGGACGGCGCCTCGAAAGGGCTACCCACCGAGGCGGGTGCGTGGCAGGCCGTCACCCGGCCCGATGGGGCTTTCATACAGGCGCGCAGCTACCGCGTGCTGGATCTCGAACGACCCAACGGCGGGCGTTCGGGCGTGCCGGTCGATTTGACCAACGACGAGGAACGCGACCTGCGCACCCTCGGCTATCTGGGGATGTGA
- a CDS encoding lipocalin family protein, translating into MRKGLPYVLLAIMLVMAACEKKSPPSYTPPDASADRRAYEQLMPPVDAPEVNPENIPVKNLAAFNFAGIHFRNVLGWWYFNAHTLDTEGRRWSFMFAILSDNQFYGMLYSPDDDVFIPYYKETDTEVDRKALSASSKGVATIRQLERGRLDYEFELEGEPAQMKLRLTAIQPPIAVSGDGTISMGETGRSEYYLIPAMRVDGSVAVGDKRRVLHGLGWMDHQWGLWNYGKLRSWHWFSIHLTDGTKAMVFAFVRKDNTMHVDCDAVLPDGTHRPSLSCTAQTLSEWKSEATGRRRATVWRIDISELDASLTVTADRENMEVNETIYEGGAFVSGTRGGKKIEGRAFYEESQI; encoded by the coding sequence ATGCGAAAAGGCCTGCCCTACGTGTTGCTCGCGATCATGCTGGTCATGGCGGCATGCGAAAAGAAGAGCCCGCCATCTTACACGCCGCCCGATGCAAGCGCCGACCGCCGCGCTTACGAGCAACTCATGCCACCCGTCGACGCGCCGGAAGTGAACCCCGAGAACATACCGGTGAAAAACCTCGCCGCCTTCAATTTTGCGGGCATCCATTTTCGCAATGTCTTGGGCTGGTGGTATTTCAACGCCCATACCCTCGACACCGAGGGGCGACGGTGGTCGTTCATGTTCGCGATCCTGTCCGACAACCAGTTCTACGGCATGCTGTACTCGCCGGACGACGACGTTTTCATTCCGTACTACAAAGAAACCGACACCGAGGTGGACCGGAAAGCCCTGTCGGCGTCATCCAAGGGCGTGGCAACGATTCGGCAACTCGAGCGCGGTCGGCTGGATTATGAGTTCGAACTCGAGGGCGAACCCGCGCAGATGAAACTGCGCCTTACGGCGATCCAGCCACCGATTGCCGTGAGCGGCGACGGCACGATCTCGATGGGCGAAACCGGGCGCAGCGAGTATTACCTGATCCCGGCCATGCGCGTGGACGGCTCGGTGGCCGTCGGCGACAAGCGCCGGGTCCTACATGGCCTGGGATGGATGGACCACCAATGGGGGCTGTGGAATTACGGCAAACTGCGCAGTTGGCACTGGTTTTCGATTCACCTGACCGACGGAACCAAGGCCATGGTTTTCGCCTTCGTGCGCAAGGACAACACGATGCATGTCGATTGCGACGCCGTGCTGCCCGACGGCACGCACCGGCCCAGCCTGAGCTGCACCGCGCAGACGCTGAGCGAGTGGAAAAGCGAGGCCACCGGCCGCCGCCGGGCGACCGTTTGGCGGATCGATATTTCCGAGTTGGACGCGTCGCTGACCGTCACCGCCGACCGCGAGAACATGGAAGTGAACGAAACCATCTACGAAGGTGGAGCGTTCGTCAGCGGCACGCGAGGCGGAAAAAAGATTGAAGGCCGGGCGTTCTACGAAGAGTCGCAGATTTAA
- a CDS encoding glycosyltransferase family 39 protein: MSEHSTAAPLKDSGLNAYRAALALAALLTQGAILWGDFYLDDYFYLHLARAGAPVWAFFTQDLWFGLYYRPAFYFFFKPLYGLFGAHAVGYLAVNLALVAATTCLLFELGRRWFGSIPVAFWTAALFAVSPATTMGAHFVFNTPDVLGAFFLVVSLIAFWRWMDGRRRLWLTASLLAALAAMLCKENQIVVALLVFPLAFSFHRQRGESRRRAAGLTLLTAWPWVLAASLYFVWRWLFLGGFGGYDPLPGAPPLDVILPVIPKLIADYFPVLPWLLPPLAVGILALLIWGRRTGAPRLALMGLALFVLAMAPMAVNLKNPVMALWFPLRFFYLGGFGAGLLLAAAAGLAGRPGRVARLLLAGLAILLAVNSAVLGWNFSRWQTRRAESLQQTADNIARDHGDAEPGTVLYYCARPHDHALDTAVKFYRPELTDRLLVLHCNDRTEFVASGGLMRRLAVEPFYDPMLKRNPIRYGDLTYGIVLTTLRQVNLDARRNERVRVVVPPEEIDPLTDRFFPFGAGRRYKPPGY, translated from the coding sequence GTGTCGGAACATAGCACCGCAGCGCCCCTAAAAGATTCCGGTTTGAACGCTTATCGCGCGGCGTTGGCGTTAGCCGCCTTGCTGACGCAGGGCGCGATTTTGTGGGGCGATTTCTACCTGGACGATTATTTCTATCTGCATCTGGCCCGCGCCGGCGCGCCGGTTTGGGCGTTTTTCACCCAGGATTTGTGGTTCGGTTTGTACTACCGACCGGCGTTCTACTTCTTCTTCAAGCCTTTGTATGGGCTGTTCGGCGCGCATGCCGTGGGCTATCTCGCGGTGAATTTAGCGCTCGTAGCCGCCACGACATGCTTGCTGTTCGAACTTGGGCGGCGTTGGTTCGGCTCGATTCCCGTGGCGTTTTGGACGGCGGCGCTGTTTGCCGTTTCTCCCGCGACGACCATGGGGGCGCATTTTGTGTTCAACACGCCCGACGTGCTTGGCGCCTTCTTTCTGGTTGTCTCGCTGATCGCGTTTTGGCGGTGGATGGACGGCCGCCGCCGATTGTGGCTGACCGCCTCGCTGCTCGCGGCGCTCGCGGCCATGTTGTGCAAGGAAAATCAAATCGTCGTGGCGCTGCTGGTATTTCCTCTTGCTTTCTCTTTCCATCGGCAACGCGGCGAAAGCCGCCGACGCGCCGCCGGTCTTACGCTGCTGACCGCTTGGCCTTGGGTGCTGGCGGCGTCCTTGTATTTCGTGTGGCGTTGGTTGTTTTTGGGCGGCTTCGGCGGATACGACCCGCTGCCCGGCGCGCCGCCGCTCGACGTTATTTTGCCGGTGATCCCCAAACTCATTGCCGACTACTTCCCCGTGTTGCCATGGTTGCTGCCGCCGTTGGCGGTGGGGATCCTCGCGCTGCTCATCTGGGGTCGCCGCACGGGCGCACCACGCCTGGCGCTGATGGGCTTGGCGCTTTTCGTTTTGGCGATGGCGCCGATGGCCGTAAACCTGAAGAACCCGGTTATGGCGCTATGGTTTCCGCTACGCTTTTTCTATCTCGGCGGATTCGGCGCCGGGTTGTTGCTGGCCGCGGCGGCGGGTTTGGCGGGTCGTCCAGGGCGTGTCGCACGGTTGTTGCTTGCCGGATTGGCGATTCTGCTTGCCGTTAACAGCGCCGTGTTGGGCTGGAATTTCTCGCGTTGGCAAACGCGGCGGGCTGAGTCGTTGCAACAAACCGCCGACAATATCGCGCGCGACCACGGGGATGCCGAGCCGGGCACCGTGCTCTATTATTGCGCCCGGCCGCACGATCACGCCTTGGACACCGCGGTCAAATTCTACCGCCCAGAACTCACCGATCGCCTGCTAGTGCTGCACTGCAACGACCGCACGGAGTTCGTCGCCAGCGGCGGCTTGATGCGGCGGTTGGCCGTCGAGCCGTTTTACGATCCGATGCTGAAGCGCAATCCGATCCGCTACGGCGACTTGACCTACGGCATCGTTCTTACGACCCTGCGTCAAGTGAACCTCGACGCGCGCCGGAACGAACGCGTGCGTGTCGTGGTACCGCCGGAAGAAATCGACCCGCTAACCGACCGCTTCTTCCCCTTCGGAGCGGGACGGCGCTACAAACCGCCGGGGTATTAG